The region CTGGCCGCTTCCACACCGATGCCATTGGCACCGCCCATGGCGCGAAACAACAGCGCCAGCGAGCGTTGCTGGTTGGCCAGTTCAACGCGCGCTTCAGGAAAATCCGGACTGGCGCGCCGGGTGATGAAGCGATGCCAGACACTGCCTACCCACTCTTCCAGTTCGACGGTAAAGGCCATGCTGTTTGCCCTTATTGGAAAGCAAAAAACGGCCCGCTGTATCAGCCGGGCCAACCCTTTCTAGCCGTTATCTCGGCTCATGAAGGCACCACCGCGGCCGGAGCACGCAAGGCTGCGCGCCCCCGCTGCTTGAAGCTGAACAAATAGCAGAGCAGCCCCGCGAGGAATCCGACCCCTGCCCCCAGACGCGCCCAGAACAGCACCTGCAAATGTTCGACCGTGGCCATGAACGGCAACGCAATCCCGTCGGCCGGCCAGCGTTGTAGATAGATCTGTACGACACCGGCAGCCGTCAGCAACAGCGTGATCATCACCATCGACAACGTCATCAACCAGAAGCCCCAGATCTCAAGCTTTTGCGAGCGCTCGTCCGCGGCCTCACCCAAGCCGCGCAAGCGCGGCATGGCGTAGCTGATCAACGTCATCACGATCATTGCGTAAGCGCCATAAAAGGACAGGTGAGCGTGAGCATTCGTCAACTGCGTGCCATGAGTGTAGAAATTGACCGGTGCCAAGGTGTGCAGAAACCCCCAGACGCCGGCGCCGAAAAAGGCGGTCACCGTCGTCCCCTTGGCCCACAACGTCGCGGCGCGGTTCGGGTGTTGCCGACGACGGTTCTTCACCACACTAAAGGCGAATATCACCATGGCCAAGAAGGGCAGCGGCTCCAGTGCGGAGAAGATTGAACCGACCCATAGCCAGACCTCGGGCCCACCAATCCAGAAGTAGTGGTGGCCGGTGCCGATGATTCCGGTAATCAGCGCCATAGCGATGATCACGTAGAGCCATTTCTCGACCACTTCACGGTCTACCCCAGTGATTTTGATCAGCACGAAAGCCAGCATCGAGCCCATGATCAACTCCCAGACGCCTTCCACCCAAAGATGCACCACCCACCACCAATAGAACTTGTCGCGGACCAGGTTTCCAGGGTTGTAGAAGGAGAATAGGAAGAACACAGCAAGCAGGGTCAGACCGGTCATCATCACCACGCTGACCGTGGTCTTGCGACCTTTGAGCAGGGTCATCCCGATGTTGTAGAGAAAACCCAGGCACACCAGCACAATCCCCATTTTGGCGATGGTCGGCTGTTCCAGATAAACACGGCCCATGGTCGGCAGCAGCTCGTTGTGGGTCAGCCTGGCCAGCCCGGCATAAGGCACCAGCAGATAACCCAGGATCGTCAGCACACCGGTGACGGCAAATACCCAGAACAAAATGATCGCCAGCCTGGGACTGTGCAGTTCGCGATCAGCCTCTTCCGGAATCAAGTAGTAAGCGGCGCCCATAAAGCCGAACAGTAACCAGACGATCAACAGATTGGTGTGGACTATTCGCGCCACGTTGAAGGGGATGATCGGGAACAGAAAATCCCCGATCACGTATTGCAGGCCCATGATCAAACCGAACAGCACCTGGCCGAAAAACAGCATCAGGGCAAACACGAAGTAAGGTTTGGCCACGGCTTGCGAGGCGAATTTCAGATGCGGATTAGCCATGCTCATCTCTCAGCCCTCCTTGTTTGGCGGCCAGCCATTGGTGTTGATTTTCGAACTCCATTTGAGGAACTCGGCGATGTCATCCACCTCCTGGTCACTCAATTTGAACTGAGGCATCGCTCGCCGGCCCGGAATGCCCAGTGGCTGTATTTTCATCCAGGCATGCAAAAAAGGTTTAAAACCCTCCTCCCCGCCCCGACGCTGGAACACGTTGCCCAGTTCGGGCGCAAAGTAGGCACCCTCGCCCAGTAACGTGTGGCAGCCGACACAGTTGTTTTGCTCCCAGACCAGCTTGCCGCGCACCACTGATTCGCTTAACTGCGCTTCATTGCTGCGCACTGGAAAGGTCTGTTCCGTGTGATAGGTCAAAGCCAGGAATATCAGGAAGAAGAAGATGCTTCCCCCGAAGTAGATATTCCTGGCCATGCCTTTTGTGAAGGTGTCTGACATGGTCGCTTCCTCGTTGCTTGGCCCGTCCATGATAGGAAGCGAGGGCTTGAAAGCTGCTTGATGGCGATCAAGAAAGTCAGATCGTTTTGGTCAGGTATTACCTTTAACCAATTGAAACCAGGCTCAGCCCGACAACGGCTGCCAACACCAATGCCCAGCTCAACATCAACAGACGCCACGGGCGCGGCGCCCGACGTAGCTCCATGAAGCCGTCAGTGATCAGCCAGGCCTTGCCGACCGCCACCAGCAAGATGGCGGTCGATAACCACACCGTCGCGCCGACCCGAGCCAGCGCCACCGTGCATACGCTTAACGTGGCCAGCGCAGCCCAGCAGACGAGCAATAACCTGGATGCGGACATCAAACCTCCCGTCAATTGAGCACGTAGACCAGCGGAAACAGCACGACCCAGATCAGATCGACCATGTGCCAATACAGCACGCCACATTCAAACCCGCTGCGGTTGTCAGCGTTGTACAGGCCACGACGGCAGCGCTCGGCCAGCCCTCCGAGGATAAACATGCCGAGCACTACGTGGAGAAAATGAAACCCGGTAAGGATCCAGTAGAGGGTGAAAAACGTGTTGTGCTCCATGCTGAGTCCCGAGGCCAGCAAGTGCCGGTACTCGGTGACTTTCAGCACCACGTAGACACTCGCAGCGAACAACGCGATCAGCAGAAAAACAGCGCCTTGACGGGGCCGTGAGCGCCGGACTTGCTCCTGGGCCAGAGCAGCGAACAACCCGGCGGTGATCAAACTCAATGTCATTGCCAAACCGGTAGACGTGTTAAGCAGCAGCCGGCTATCACTGAACATTTGCGGCTTGAGTGCCTGGGTTACCGCGAACGCCAGAATCAGGATAGCGAACACCGTCAGCTCGGCCAGGATGAAAAACCACATCGCCAGATCGCCCGGCAGATGGCCACGGGAAACGTCGCTGGATTCAGCCAAAGTGGACATCAACCACGTCCATCAGCGCGGCAACCGTTAAAGGATCATCGCTCAGCGGCTCGGCCAGACACGCCATGCACGCCTCACGCGGGCTCATGCCGGAGCGGATCATGCGCGCGGTGAAAATCAGCAGCCGCGTCGAGGCAACTTCCTCCAAATCATGCTGATCGAGCCGGCGCAAGGCCTGTCCGAGCCTGACTACCTGTGCCGCCAGTGCGCTGTCCACCTGAGCCTCCCGGGCGACAATGCGTTCCTCATCGGCCACTGGCGGATAGCCGAAGCGCATCGCCACGAACCGTTGTCGGGTGCTGGGTTTCATGCCCTTGAGCAGGTTCTGATAACCGGGGTTGTAAGACACCACCAGCATGAATGACGACGGCGCCTTTAACACTTCGCCAGTGCGTTCCAGGAACAATTCCCGACGATCATCGGCCAGTGGATGCAGCACCACGACGGTGTCCTGACGGGCCTCGACCACTTCGTCGAGGTAGCAGATACCGCCTTCCCGGACCGCGCGGGTCAACGGTCCGTCCTGCCACCACGTGCCTTGGGCGCCGATCAAATGGCGGCCGAGCAGGTCGGCGGCACTCAGGTCGTCGTGGCACGCCACGGTGTAGAGCGGCAGTTTCAAGCGATGGGCCATGTGCTGGACGAAACGGGTCTTGCCGCACCCGGTCGGGCCTTTGATCAGCACCGGCATACCGTGGCGCCAGGCCTGTTCGAACAACACCTCTTCGTTATCGCGCGGTTGATAGAAGGGTTCGACGGGGTGTTCGCAAGACGGGATACGGTCCATGGGCTGCCTGTTCCAAAAGCGGATTCAAGGCACACGCTACGGGCGCCTGCGACAACCTGGCAAGTGACATGGCCGGCAAACTTGATCGCCGTCAAGCAAGCATTGGCCTGCTCAGGCATAGCCTTGCAGCGCACTAAGAACCTGCGTACTGCGCTGCCGTTCCAGCACATCGCAAAGGTCTTGCCTGAGGAGAAATGGAATGCTGATCAGCAATAGAAAACCGTTTGCCCTGACTGTCGTCACTCTCTGTTCGGCGCTGGCCATGGCGATAAGTCAGGTCGCTGGTGCTGACGAACCTGCCGCGGCTGTGGTCATCCCGCCCATGGTCAAAACCGCCGGCGCGCCTGACCTGAGCCAGGCCGAGTTCGACGCGTCCAAGGAAATTTATTTCCAGCGCTGCGCCGGTTGCCACGGCGTTCTGCGCAAAGGGGCCACGGGCAAACCCTTGACCCCGGACATAACCCAGTCCCGCGGGCAACCGTATCTGGAAGCGTTGATTACCTACGGATCACCGGCGGGCATGCCGAATTGGGGAACGTCCAATGCCCTGACCAAAGAGCAGATCACCGCGATGGCGAAATTCATTCAGCAAACGCCACCGACACCGCCGGAATGGGGCATGGCCGAGACGCTGAAGACCTGGAAAGTGCTGGTCAAGCCCGAGGATCGCCCGAAGAAGCAACTGAGCACACTCAACCTGCCGAACCTGTTTTCGGTGACGCTGCGCGATGACGGCAAAATCGCTCTGGTCGACGGCGACAGCAAGAAAATCGTCAAACTGATCGAGACCGGTTATGCGGTACACATCTCGCGAATCTCCGCGTCGGGCCGCTATCTGCTGGTGATTGGACGAGACGCGCGGATCGACATGATCGACCTGTGGCCAGTGGAGCCGACCAAAGTTGCCGAAGTCAAAGTGGGCATTGAAGCGCGCTCGGTGGAGACCTCCAAGTTCAAGGGCTACGAAGACAAATACACCATCGCCGGCTCTTATTGGCCGCCGCAGTTCACCATCATGGATGGCGAAACCCTGGAGCCCAAGCAAATCGTCTCGACCCGGGGCATGACCGTCGACAAGCAGGAGTACCACCCCGAACCCCGGGTCGCGGCGATCATCGCCTCCCACGAATGGCCCGAGTTCATCGTCAACGTCAAGGAAACCGGCAAGGTCATGCTGGTCAATTACCAGGACATCAAGAACCTCACCATCACCTACATTGATGCCGCGCCGTTCCTGCATGACGGCGGTTGGGACAGCACGCACCGCTACTTCATGACCGCCGCCAACAACTCCAACAAGGTCGCTGTGATCGACTCCAGGGAGCGCAAACTGACCGCGTTGGTGGACGTTGGCAAAACCCCTCATCCGGGGCGCGGCGCCAACTTCGAGCACCCGGTCTACGGTCCGGTCTGGGCCACCAGCCACCTGGGCGATGACGGTATCTCGCTGATCGGCACCGACCCGGTAAAACACCCGCAATACGCTTGGAAACAAGTCGCCTCACTCAAGGGCCAAGGCGGTGGTTCGTTGTTCATCAAAACCCACCCCAACTCCCGCCACCTGTATGTCGACACCACCCTTAACCCGGACCCCAAGCTCAGTCAGTCGGTGGCGGTGTTCAATCTCGACAAACTCGATGCCGGATACACCGTGCTGCCCATCGCCGAGTACGCCGGCATCAAGCAAGGCGCTATGCGCGTCGTGCAACCGGAATACAACAAGGCCGGCGATGAGGTCTGGTTCTCCGTCTGGAGCGGTCAGGCGGATGAATCGGCACTGGTGGTGATCGACGACAAAACCCTGAAGCTCAAAGCGGTAATCAAGGACAAACGCCTGATTACACCCACCGGAAAATTCAACGTCTACAACACTCAACACGACATCTATTGAGCTCCATCAATGCAAGGAATCGTCATGAAAAATACGCTGCCTTCACTGTTTGCCCTGACCGCTGCGCTGAGTGTGCAGCCGGCCATCGCGCAAGACGCGCTGGAGCTGTTCAAGAGTAAACCTTGCGCCGCCTGCCACTCCATCGACACCAAAGTGGTCGGCCCTGCGCTCAAGGATGTCGCGGCCAAAAACGCCGGCGTTGCCGGTGCCGTGGACACCCTGGCGAGCCATATCAAAAATGGCACACAAGGTAATTGGGGGCCGATACCGATGCCGGCCAACCCGGTGACGGAAGAGGAAGCGAAAACCCTCGCGAGCTGGGTACTGACGCTCAAATAACCCCGGGAGGGCGTCATGAACACCTATCGACACGCTTTGATTCTGGCGGCCCTCCTACTCTTTTGCGCGACCTCGGTTGCGGCGCCGGACGCCAAGCGTCAGGTGCAACTCGAACGCCTGCTGGCTCAGGACTGCGGCGCCTGCCATGGGCTGTACTTGACCGGCGGGCTAGGCCCCGAACTGACCCGCGCGGCATTAGCCGACGAGTCGCGGGCCAGCCTGATTGCCACCATCACCCACGGACGCCCCGGTACGGCAATGCCCGGCTGGGGCCCGCTACTCAGTGCTGACGACATCCGTTGGCTGGTCGATTTTCTTCTCCAGGGATATCCCGCACCATGATCCGTTCAATCCTACTGTCAGCGGCGACCGGCCTCTTGTTATCCGCCTGCGCTCAGTCGCCCTTGCGGGGCACGGGCGATCTTGGGGTAGTGGTGGAACGCGGCACCGGTAGCGTCCAAATCATCGAAAGCCAGACGCACACCGCCCTGGCACGACTCAAAGGTTTTGGCGACCTGTCCCATGCCTCAGTGGTGTTTTCCCATGACCAGCGTTATGCCTACGTTTTCGGCCGCGACGGCGGGTTGAGCAAAATCGACCTACTGACGCGGCGTATCGATCACCGGATCATCCAGGGCGGCAACAGCATCGGTGGCGCCATCAGTCAGGACGGCAAGCTGATCGCGGTGTCCAACTACGTGCCCGGCGGCGTCAAGGTATTCGATGCCGACACCCTGCAACAGGTGGCCGACATCCCCGCCACGGCCTTGGCCGATGGCAGCAAACGCTCTCGGGTCGTCGGCTTGGTGGACGCCCCCGGACAGCGCTTTGTATTCAGCCTGTTCGATACCGGTGAGATCTGGACCGCCGATTTCAGCCAGGGCAATTCACCGCAGATTAGCCGCTTCAAAAACATCGGCCAACAACCCTACGACGCGCTGATAACCCCGGACGGACGCTATTACATGGCTGGGCTGTTCGGCGAAGACGGGATGGCCCAACTCGACCTCTGGCATCCGGAACGAGGTGTGCAGCGAATACTCGGCGACTACGGTCACGGTCAGGAAAAACTCCCGGTTTACAAAATGCCGCACCTGGAAGGCTGGGCCGTCGCCGACAACCAGGCATTTGTGCCCGCCGTCGGCCACCATCAAGTGCTGGTGATGGATTCGCGCAACTGGCAACAGACGGCGGCCATCCCGGTCGCCGGTCAGCCGGTGTTCGTCACTTCTCGGCCAGATGGTCGACAGTTGTGGGTCAATTTCGCCTACCCGGACAACGACCGGGTGCAGGTGATCGACACCGAAACCCACGCAGTGATCGCCGACCTGCGGCCGGGCCCGGCGGTGCTGCACATGGAGTTCACCGCCCGTGGCGACCAATTGTGGCTGTCATCACGGGACGCTGATCAGGTGCAGGTCTGGGACCCGTACAGCCTGAAACGGCTGACCACCCTGCCGGCCAGCGCGCCGAGCGGCATCTTCTTCAGCAGCCGTGCGCAAAAAGTGGGGCATTGAAATGAACCTGGATCTGCTCAGTCGCCAATTGACGGATCGCTTCCAGCACGGCATGCCGCTGTGCCCGGAACCGTTTAAAGAGATGGCCAACGTCCTCGGTTGCGCCGAGGCCCACGTGATGGCCTGCCTGCAAGCCATGGATCAGGCCGGCACCCTCTCACGAGTCGGCCCAGTGTTCGAACACAGCCGCGCCGGAGCCAGCACCCTGGCCGCGTTCGCCGTGCCTGCCGAACGCCTGCATCAGGTCGCAGAGCGCGTCAGCCAGTATCCCGAGGTCAATCACAACTACGCACGGGAGCATGCCTACAACCTGTGGTTTGTGTTGACCGGCCCTGATCGACCACACATCGAGCGCGTACTCAACGAACTCGAAAAAGATACCGGCCTCACGCCACTGGACCTGCCGATGTTGACTGCCTACCGCATCGACCTCGGTTTTTCCCTGGGAGAAACGCCATGAAGACCGGCTTAACCCCCGGGCAAGCGCTGGCGCTGCGTCGCCACCTTGAAGGTGGCCTGCCGCTGGTATCACGCCCCTACCAAACCCTCGCCGAACGGATAAACGCCGACGAAGACCAGGTGCTCGGGAAGATGCGCCAGTGGCACGCGCAAGGCTTGTTTCGCCGGGTCGGCCTGGTGCTCAACCATCGTGCCCTGGGCTTTACCGCCAATGCGATGTTGGTACTGGATGTTCCGGACGCGCTGATCGACGAAGTCGGCCAGCGCCTGGGGCGAGCGCACGGCATCACCCTCTGCTATCAACGACCACGGCGTTTTCCGCAGTGGCGATACAACCTGTTCTGCATGGTTCACGGGCGTCACCGTGATCAGGTCGAGACGCATATTCAGGCATTGCTGAACGAGCACCTGCTGAGCGACCTACCCCATCAAGTGCTGTTCAGCACCCACGCTTTCAAACAATGCGGCGCACGCTTTTCAGCCTCTTTAGCGGGGGCCCCACACCATGGATGATCTCGACCGTCGACTGATCAATCGCTTGCAACTGGGGCTGCCGCTGGTACGCCACCCTTGGCAGGCGCTGGCCCGCGAACTGGACACCAGCAGCGCTGAATTGCTCCACCGCCTCCACGAAATGCTCTGCGAAGGAATACTCACGCGCTTCGGCCCGATGTTCGACATCGAGCGGCTGGGGGGCGCCTTTACCCTCGCCGCGCTGGCGGTGCCGGAAGCACGTTTCGAGGAAGTTGCCGAGCAACTGCACGCCCTGCCCGAGGTGGCGCACAACTATCGACGCGAACACGTCTGGAACATGTGGTTCGTCCTTGCCTGCCCGACAGTACAGGGGCTCGCCGAGGCCCTGCAGCACATCGAAAACCTGACCGGCCTGCCGCTGCTCAACCTGCCCAAAGAGGAGACCTACCATGTCGGTCTGTATTTCCCGGTCTGAAGAAACCCAGTCCCGGCGCCTGATCGAACTGACCCAGGCCGGCCTGCCATTGTTGGACGATCCATGGGCCTGGCTCGCCGAGCAGTTGCATCTGAGCGTCGACTCCACCCTGAATCTGCTCAAGCGCCTGCAAGCCGAAGGCGCGATCCGCCGGATTGCCGCCGTCCCCAATCACTACCGCCTCGGCTATCGCCACAACGGCATGACCGTCTGGGACGTGCGCGATGCAGACATGCCGCGCCTTGGCGCACTGATCGGCGCGCAGCCGTGCGTCAGCCATTGCTATCGGCGCCCGCGCCAGACCGCCTGGCGCTACAACCTATTCGCCATGGTCCATGGCCGCAGCAGCGATGAAATCAACGCCTACCGCGAACACCTGCGCTACTTGCTGGGCGACGCCTGTGTCGCCGACGAAATGCTGGTGAGCAGCCGCATCCTGAAAAAAACCGGTTTGCGGCTACCCTAAGCCGCCACGTTGAACACGTGATGACGCAGGAGAATTGCATGTTAAGGATCAGTCAATACCTGCGCGCGCTGAGCGGTCAGGCGCCCGCACCCAGAACCAGCCCACCGGGCAGTAATCTGCCGCCGGTGGTGATCTGGAACCTGCTGCGGCGCTGCAACTTGACCTGCAAACACTGCTACGCGACCTCGGCCGACAGTGTCTTTCGCGATGAACTGGATACGCCCGCCGCGCTGACGGTGATCGACGACCTTCACAAGGCTGGCGTGAAGGTGCTGATATTTTCCGGGGGTGAACCGCTATTGCGCGAAGACCTGTTCGTGCTCAGCACGTCTGCCCGCGCCAAGGGCTTTTTCGTGGCGTTATCCACCAACGGCACGCTTATCGATGAACAGAACATCGCGCAGATCAGCGCGGCAAAGTTTGATTATGTCGGCATCAGCATTGATGGCCTGGAAGCTACCCATGACGCCTTCCGCCAACTGAAAGGCAGCTTTACCCGCTCCATGCACGCAATCCGGCTCTGTCGCGAACACGGCATTCGTGTCGGCCTGCGGACTACATTGACTCAGGAGAACCACGCGCAGTTGCCCCAACTGCTGACACTGCTGCGCGAGTACGACGTACAGAAGTTTTACCTGTCGCACCTCAACTACAGCGGCCGCGGTAAACGCAGCCGCCAACTCGATGCGCAGCGGCAGATGAGCCGCGAAGCGATGACATCGATCTTCGAGCGCGCCTGGGAAGACATTCAACAAGGCCACGACAGCGATTTTGTCAGTGGCAACAACGATGCCGACGCCATTCTCTTGCTTCAATGGGCCGCGCTTCGCCTGCCTGCGTATTACCCGCACCTGGAAAATATGCTTCGCGCCTGGGGTGGCAACGCCTCGGGCAGCGGCATCGCCAATATCGATAACACCGGCGAGGTGCATCCGGACACCTATTGGTGGCAACACTCGGTGGGCAATGTCCGGCACACGCCATTTCGCACGCTGTGGCTGGATCAGCCGGATGCGCTGCTGTCTAGACTGCGAGAGCATCCCCGTACCGTTGGCGGCCGTTGTGCGAAATGCCGCTGGTTGCCCATCTGCAACGGCAATACCCGAACCCGCGCCTGGGCCGAGGGCGATCTCTGGGGCCAGGACCCCGGCTGTCATCTAAGTGATGAAGAGATCGGCGTGCAGCCGTCACCCATCATCCCTTGCGTGACTCACTGAATCGCCCGTCCGGCAAACCCTCTGACAAACGAGTGAGCCGGCCAACCTGATGAAGCACCAAGGACCTCCCATGCCTCCATCCATTGCACTACCGGCCGCACTTGAGTCGCCGTTCAGACCGGGCGAAGTCGCCCTGGTCGGCGCCGGCCCCGGCGACCCGCGCTTGCTGACCTTACGCGCCTGGAGCCTGTTGATGCAGGCCGACGCAGTGGTATACGACCGTCTCATCAGCGACGAATTGCTGACGTTGATCCCTCTGACCTGCGCGCGGCATTACGTCGGCAAGGCAAGCGGCTGCCACAGCCTGCCCCAGGAACAGATCAACGAACTGCTCGCCGACCTCGCCGATCAGGGGCAGCGCGTGGTGCGACTCAAGGGCGGTGATCCGTTCATCTTCGGTCGCGGGGCCGAAGAGCTTCAATACTTGCTGCAACGCGGCATCGACTGCCAGGTGGTTCCGGGGATCACCGCCGCTTCCGGCTGTAGCGCCTATGCGGGGATTCCGCTGACCCACCGGGACCTGGTCAACTCCTGCCGCTTCATCACCGGGCACCTGCAACGCGACGGAGAATTGTCACTGCCCTGGAGCAGCCTGGCCGACAGCACTCAAACCCTGGTGTTTTACATGGGGTTATCGAACCTTGGGGTTATCGCGCGGCGCTTGATCGAGGCCGGAATGCCCGCCGATATGCCGGCGGCGCTGATCTGCAACGGCACGCGGCCCGACCAGCATGTCGCCCGGGGCTTGCTGTATCAATTGCCGACCCTGGCGCTGGAGTGCCCGCCCGGGATTCCAACGCTGACGGTGATCGGCACAGTGGTCGATCTGTTCGCCGAACAACCACTGGAATACCCGGCGCGCCTCTACCCCACTCAGGTGCTGCAACACCCGATCGAAGTGACGCGATGAGGCGCCTCGTGCTTGCACCGCTGCTATGGGTCACTGCCGTCCAGGCCGGCGCTGCGGTACCCTCCTCAAGCGCGATTCTTGAACAGGCCGCGAGCAACTACCGACAACATTGCCAGAGCTGCCACGGCGCCAACCGTTTCGGTGCTGCCGGCCCGGCCTTGCTGCCGGAAAGTCTGAGCCGGATCAAACCGGAGGAAATTCGCAGCGTGATTGAAAGCGGTCGCCCTGCCAGCCAGATGTCAGGTTACGCCGACGTACTCAGCGCCGCGCAGATCGAGGCGATGGTCGACTATTTGCAGCAACCGCCCACAACGGCGCCGAC is a window of Pseudomonas sp. DC1.2 DNA encoding:
- a CDS encoding cbb3-type cytochrome c oxidase subunit I, translated to MSMANPHLKFASQAVAKPYFVFALMLFFGQVLFGLIMGLQYVIGDFLFPIIPFNVARIVHTNLLIVWLLFGFMGAAYYLIPEEADRELHSPRLAIILFWVFAVTGVLTILGYLLVPYAGLARLTHNELLPTMGRVYLEQPTIAKMGIVLVCLGFLYNIGMTLLKGRKTTVSVVMMTGLTLLAVFFLFSFYNPGNLVRDKFYWWWVVHLWVEGVWELIMGSMLAFVLIKITGVDREVVEKWLYVIIAMALITGIIGTGHHYFWIGGPEVWLWVGSIFSALEPLPFLAMVIFAFSVVKNRRRQHPNRAATLWAKGTTVTAFFGAGVWGFLHTLAPVNFYTHGTQLTNAHAHLSFYGAYAMIVMTLISYAMPRLRGLGEAADERSQKLEIWGFWLMTLSMVMITLLLTAAGVVQIYLQRWPADGIALPFMATVEHLQVLFWARLGAGVGFLAGLLCYLFSFKQRGRAALRAPAAVVPS
- a CDS encoding cytochrome c, coding for MSDTFTKGMARNIYFGGSIFFFLIFLALTYHTEQTFPVRSNEAQLSESVVRGKLVWEQNNCVGCHTLLGEGAYFAPELGNVFQRRGGEEGFKPFLHAWMKIQPLGIPGRRAMPQFKLSDQEVDDIAEFLKWSSKINTNGWPPNKEG
- a CDS encoding cytochrome C oxidase subunit IV family protein, translated to MSASRLLLVCWAALATLSVCTVALARVGATVWLSTAILLVAVGKAWLITDGFMELRRAPRPWRLLMLSWALVLAAVVGLSLVSIG
- a CDS encoding cytochrome c oxidase subunit 3, translated to MSTLAESSDVSRGHLPGDLAMWFFILAELTVFAILILAFAVTQALKPQMFSDSRLLLNTSTGLAMTLSLITAGLFAALAQEQVRRSRPRQGAVFLLIALFAASVYVVLKVTEYRHLLASGLSMEHNTFFTLYWILTGFHFLHVVLGMFILGGLAERCRRGLYNADNRSGFECGVLYWHMVDLIWVVLFPLVYVLN
- a CDS encoding CbbQ/NirQ/NorQ/GpvN family protein, whose translation is MDRIPSCEHPVEPFYQPRDNEEVLFEQAWRHGMPVLIKGPTGCGKTRFVQHMAHRLKLPLYTVACHDDLSAADLLGRHLIGAQGTWWQDGPLTRAVREGGICYLDEVVEARQDTVVVLHPLADDRRELFLERTGEVLKAPSSFMLVVSYNPGYQNLLKGMKPSTRQRFVAMRFGYPPVADEERIVAREAQVDSALAAQVVRLGQALRRLDQHDLEEVASTRLLIFTARMIRSGMSPREACMACLAEPLSDDPLTVAALMDVVDVHFG
- a CDS encoding nitrite reductase, encoding MLISNRKPFALTVVTLCSALAMAISQVAGADEPAAAVVIPPMVKTAGAPDLSQAEFDASKEIYFQRCAGCHGVLRKGATGKPLTPDITQSRGQPYLEALITYGSPAGMPNWGTSNALTKEQITAMAKFIQQTPPTPPEWGMAETLKTWKVLVKPEDRPKKQLSTLNLPNLFSVTLRDDGKIALVDGDSKKIVKLIETGYAVHISRISASGRYLLVIGRDARIDMIDLWPVEPTKVAEVKVGIEARSVETSKFKGYEDKYTIAGSYWPPQFTIMDGETLEPKQIVSTRGMTVDKQEYHPEPRVAAIIASHEWPEFIVNVKETGKVMLVNYQDIKNLTITYIDAAPFLHDGGWDSTHRYFMTAANNSNKVAVIDSRERKLTALVDVGKTPHPGRGANFEHPVYGPVWATSHLGDDGISLIGTDPVKHPQYAWKQVASLKGQGGGSLFIKTHPNSRHLYVDTTLNPDPKLSQSVAVFNLDKLDAGYTVLPIAEYAGIKQGAMRVVQPEYNKAGDEVWFSVWSGQADESALVVIDDKTLKLKAVIKDKRLITPTGKFNVYNTQHDIY
- a CDS encoding c-type cytochrome — translated: MKNTLPSLFALTAALSVQPAIAQDALELFKSKPCAACHSIDTKVVGPALKDVAAKNAGVAGAVDTLASHIKNGTQGNWGPIPMPANPVTEEEAKTLASWVLTLK
- a CDS encoding cytochrome c; this encodes MNTYRHALILAALLLFCATSVAAPDAKRQVQLERLLAQDCGACHGLYLTGGLGPELTRAALADESRASLIATITHGRPGTAMPGWGPLLSADDIRWLVDFLLQGYPAP
- a CDS encoding cytochrome D1 domain-containing protein; the encoded protein is MIRSILLSAATGLLLSACAQSPLRGTGDLGVVVERGTGSVQIIESQTHTALARLKGFGDLSHASVVFSHDQRYAYVFGRDGGLSKIDLLTRRIDHRIIQGGNSIGGAISQDGKLIAVSNYVPGGVKVFDADTLQQVADIPATALADGSKRSRVVGLVDAPGQRFVFSLFDTGEIWTADFSQGNSPQISRFKNIGQQPYDALITPDGRYYMAGLFGEDGMAQLDLWHPERGVQRILGDYGHGQEKLPVYKMPHLEGWAVADNQAFVPAVGHHQVLVMDSRNWQQTAAIPVAGQPVFVTSRPDGRQLWVNFAYPDNDRVQVIDTETHAVIADLRPGPAVLHMEFTARGDQLWLSSRDADQVQVWDPYSLKRLTTLPASAPSGIFFSSRAQKVGH
- a CDS encoding Lrp/AsnC family transcriptional regulator, which gives rise to MNLDLLSRQLTDRFQHGMPLCPEPFKEMANVLGCAEAHVMACLQAMDQAGTLSRVGPVFEHSRAGASTLAAFAVPAERLHQVAERVSQYPEVNHNYAREHAYNLWFVLTGPDRPHIERVLNELEKDTGLTPLDLPMLTAYRIDLGFSLGETP
- a CDS encoding AsnC family protein gives rise to the protein MKTGLTPGQALALRRHLEGGLPLVSRPYQTLAERINADEDQVLGKMRQWHAQGLFRRVGLVLNHRALGFTANAMLVLDVPDALIDEVGQRLGRAHGITLCYQRPRRFPQWRYNLFCMVHGRHRDQVETHIQALLNEHLLSDLPHQVLFSTHAFKQCGARFSASLAGAPHHG
- a CDS encoding AsnC family transcriptional regulator, with product MDDLDRRLINRLQLGLPLVRHPWQALARELDTSSAELLHRLHEMLCEGILTRFGPMFDIERLGGAFTLAALAVPEARFEEVAEQLHALPEVAHNYRREHVWNMWFVLACPTVQGLAEALQHIENLTGLPLLNLPKEETYHVGLYFPV
- a CDS encoding nitrite reductase, with the protein product MSVCISRSEETQSRRLIELTQAGLPLLDDPWAWLAEQLHLSVDSTLNLLKRLQAEGAIRRIAAVPNHYRLGYRHNGMTVWDVRDADMPRLGALIGAQPCVSHCYRRPRQTAWRYNLFAMVHGRSSDEINAYREHLRYLLGDACVADEMLVSSRILKKTGLRLP